A DNA window from Limnochordia bacterium contains the following coding sequences:
- a CDS encoding phosphotransferase, which translates to MPITKGWSDDKKYYIETSTGKRLLLRVMSFCEYDRKRAEFAVMQQLAALGVPMSQPMGFGTCNKGTSVYMLLTWCDGEDAEIILPLMTKTEQYVLGIRSGEILRTIHSISAPGDQEEWRDRQRPSS; encoded by the coding sequence GTGCCGATTACCAAAGGGTGGTCAGACGATAAGAAGTATTACATTGAGACATCAACGGGGAAAAGATTACTGTTGCGGGTCATGAGTTTCTGTGAGTATGACCGCAAAAGGGCAGAGTTTGCAGTAATGCAGCAGCTTGCAGCTTTAGGTGTACCCATGTCACAGCCGATGGGTTTTGGCACATGCAATAAGGGAACGAGTGTGTATATGCTGCTGACATGGTGCGACGGAGAAGATGCCGAGATTATCTTACCGCTGATGACAAAAACCGAGCAATATGTGCTCGGGATCAGATCCGGTGAAATCCTCAGAACGATACACTCAATTTCTGCTCCCGGGGACCAGGAGGAATGGCGAGACCGTCAGAGACCGTCAAGTTAA
- a CDS encoding Gfo/Idh/MocA family oxidoreductase: MTMDKLRVGIVGVGGIANGKHMPALSKVKEVEMVAFCDLIEERAQKGAKDYGAPKATVYTDYRKMLEKEKLDVVHVCTTNNAHSPVTVAALESGCHVMCEKPMAINTPEAQAMVDAAKRTGKKLTIGYQNRFRADSQHLKKICDRGDLGDIYFAKALAIRRRAVPTWGSFLSFEKQGGGPLIDIGTHALDLTLWCVNNYEPAYAVGTVYHKLNSKENAANAWGPWDPKEFTVEDSAFGFVVFKNGMTVILESSWALNTLHVGEAKCILCGTEAGADMDDGLRINGEEFSRLYTKKPDFNVGGVDFYAGKSSSPGDVEARNWIDCVLNDKEPVVQPEQALVVTKILDAIYESAKTGKPFYF; this comes from the coding sequence GTGACTATGGACAAATTACGCGTAGGAATTGTTGGAGTGGGAGGCATTGCCAACGGGAAGCATATGCCAGCGCTGTCGAAGGTGAAAGAGGTAGAAATGGTGGCCTTTTGTGACCTGATCGAGGAACGGGCGCAGAAGGGTGCCAAGGATTACGGGGCTCCCAAGGCTACTGTCTACACGGATTACCGTAAAATGCTCGAGAAAGAGAAGCTCGATGTAGTTCATGTTTGTACTACCAATAATGCCCACAGTCCCGTTACAGTAGCTGCCCTTGAAAGCGGTTGCCATGTCATGTGCGAAAAACCCATGGCGATCAATACCCCTGAAGCGCAAGCCATGGTGGATGCGGCTAAACGCACCGGAAAGAAGCTAACCATTGGCTACCAGAACCGTTTTCGTGCCGATTCCCAGCACTTAAAGAAGATCTGTGACCGGGGTGACCTAGGGGACATTTATTTTGCTAAGGCCCTGGCAATTCGCCGGCGGGCTGTGCCCACCTGGGGAAGCTTCCTTTCCTTTGAGAAGCAAGGCGGTGGTCCGTTGATCGATATCGGGACCCATGCTTTGGATCTGACCCTGTGGTGTGTAAATAATTACGAACCTGCCTATGCCGTTGGTACGGTATATCATAAACTTAATAGTAAAGAAAATGCGGCCAATGCCTGGGGTCCGTGGGATCCGAAGGAGTTTACCGTAGAGGATTCTGCTTTCGGTTTTGTCGTATTCAAGAACGGGATGACTGTAATCCTCGAGTCCAGTTGGGCTCTTAACACCCTGCATGTGGGTGAGGCTAAATGCATCCTCTGTGGTACCGAGGCCGGTGCCGATATGGATGATGGTCTGCGGATCAATGGTGAAGAGTTTAGTCGTCTGTACACAAAGAAACCGGACTTTAATGTGGGTGGAGTAGATTTCTACGCAGGAAAGTCCAGTTCTCCTGGCGATGTGGAGGCAAGAAACTGGATCGATTGTGTCCTTAACGACAAGGAGCCTGTGGTACAACCTGAACAGGCCTTGGTAGTGACCAAAATCCTTGATGCCATCTACGAGTCGGCGAAGACTGGGAAGCCTTTTTACTTTTAG